In a genomic window of Candidatus Bathyarchaeota archaeon:
- the thsB gene encoding thermosome subunit beta codes for MAYLTTTGSGQPVLILKEGTTRSRGKEAQRNNIMAARVIGEVLKTTLGPRGMDKMLIDSLGDITITNDGAAILKEIDVEHPAAKMMVEIAKTQDDMVGDGTTSAVVLASELLRKAEELLDQNIHPTILVSGFRKASVKAIEVISKTAVPLDINDRKTLLKVALTSMSSKAVGSAKDHLAEISIDAVKQISEVRGDKTIADIDNIQMIKKTGKSLLETQLIQGIIVDKEVVNPGMPKIKENAKIALLDSALEIEKTEITAEIRIKDPSQMKAFLDQETDIMQEMVTKVKASGADVIFCQKGIDDMVQHFLAKEGIIAARRVKESDMEKLARATGARIISDLDDLKKEDLGSAGLVDERKIGDDKMIFVEKCKNPHSVAILIRAGLERLVDEAERAMTDSLSVVSDVLENNKIVPGGGAIEIEMAKELRKYATKVGGREQLAVEAFADAVEVIPRTLAENAGLEPIDILVELRSKHDTAEGKNLGVNVFTGKLQDSIANGVIEPIVVKEQAIKSAAESAAMILRIDDVITSKAPKGGPGGPGGMPGGME; via the coding sequence ATGGCGTATTTAACAACAACAGGTTCAGGACAACCCGTTCTTATCCTCAAAGAAGGAACTACACGAAGCAGAGGCAAAGAAGCCCAACGAAACAACATCATGGCAGCCCGAGTTATCGGTGAAGTCCTAAAAACCACATTAGGACCCCGCGGCATGGATAAAATGCTTATCGATAGCCTAGGCGACATCACCATAACTAACGATGGCGCAGCCATCCTCAAAGAAATCGATGTTGAACATCCCGCAGCAAAGATGATGGTCGAAATAGCTAAAACTCAAGACGATATGGTCGGCGATGGAACAACCAGCGCAGTAGTTTTGGCCAGCGAATTGCTCCGAAAAGCCGAAGAACTTCTCGACCAAAACATTCACCCAACCATTCTTGTAAGTGGCTTCCGAAAAGCCTCCGTTAAAGCTATCGAAGTTATCAGCAAAACCGCGGTTCCCCTCGACATTAATGACCGCAAAACACTGCTTAAAGTTGCTTTAACCAGCATGAGCAGCAAAGCAGTCGGCAGCGCAAAAGATCACCTTGCAGAAATCAGCATAGACGCAGTTAAACAAATCAGTGAAGTCCGCGGAGACAAAACCATCGCAGACATCGACAATATCCAAATGATTAAGAAAACGGGTAAAAGCCTCCTTGAAACCCAACTAATCCAAGGCATAATCGTTGACAAAGAAGTCGTCAACCCCGGCATGCCTAAAATTAAAGAAAACGCAAAAATCGCGCTTCTTGATTCAGCTCTTGAAATCGAAAAAACTGAGATTACAGCTGAAATCCGCATCAAAGACCCCTCACAGATGAAAGCGTTCCTTGACCAAGAAACCGACATCATGCAAGAAATGGTTACAAAAGTCAAGGCTTCCGGCGCAGACGTCATATTCTGCCAAAAAGGCATCGACGACATGGTACAACACTTCTTAGCTAAAGAAGGAATCATTGCAGCACGCCGCGTCAAAGAATCCGACATGGAAAAACTCGCACGTGCAACCGGCGCCCGCATCATCAGCGACCTCGATGACCTCAAAAAAGAAGACCTTGGCAGCGCAGGCTTAGTGGACGAACGCAAAATCGGCGACGACAAAATGATCTTCGTCGAAAAATGCAAAAACCCCCACAGCGTAGCCATACTCATCCGTGCAGGTCTCGAACGCCTCGTTGACGAAGCCGAACGAGCCATGACTGACTCACTCTCCGTAGTCTCCGATGTACTCGAAAACAACAAAATTGTACCAGGCGGCGGCGCCATAGAAATCGAAATGGCTAAAGAACTCCGCAAGTACGCAACCAAAGTCGGCGGACGCGAACAGTTAGCAGTTGAAGCCTTTGCAGACGCAGTTGAAGTTATTCCCCGAACCCTAGCCGAAAACGCAGGCCTCGAACCAATCGACATCCTCGTTGAGTTACGCAGCAAACACGACACCGCAGAAGGCAAAAACTTAGGCGTTAACGTTTTCACCGGCAAACTTCAAGACAGCATCGCCAACGGAGTCATCGAACCCATAGTCGTCAAAGAACAAGCCATTAAATCCGCAGCAGAATCAGCAGCTATGATCCTTCGCATTGATGACGTTATCACATCTAAAGCACCCAAAGGCGGTCCAGGTGGCCCAGGCGGAATGCCGGGCGGCATGGAATAA
- a CDS encoding DUF1724 domain-containing protein: MPLKELCGLLFELSNEDRLNILFELKKNPMKLSRVSERFDFTVPETARNLSRLTASNLITKDSEGFFHLTPFGEVAVRLVPSFHFLSKNQKYFKTHSLSTVPDELCAGIGALANSKLVNEPLTSIFLCEKMIREAQSYIWVLVDEILANAVPLGANAVSRGVEFLKLMPRNAQIPPDILALTNDKVFEQGARAKKVESRYLDDVNKLPVFLFLSEKELALVSFPNLEGKIDYTGFTSQDEAALNWAKVVFMHYWNQAKH, encoded by the coding sequence TTGCCCTTGAAAGAACTTTGCGGTTTACTGTTTGAGCTTTCAAACGAAGACCGACTGAACATACTATTTGAACTCAAGAAGAACCCGATGAAGCTTTCCCGCGTCTCAGAGCGATTCGATTTCACCGTGCCAGAAACTGCCCGCAACTTATCAAGACTAACAGCTTCAAACCTTATAACCAAAGACTCAGAAGGCTTCTTTCACTTAACTCCATTTGGCGAAGTCGCTGTACGGCTTGTGCCAAGCTTCCATTTTCTGTCAAAGAACCAGAAATACTTCAAGACGCATTCACTCTCGACAGTACCCGATGAATTATGTGCAGGAATAGGGGCACTTGCTAACAGCAAACTCGTAAATGAGCCTTTAACATCGATTTTTCTGTGCGAAAAAATGATTCGCGAAGCCCAAAGTTACATTTGGGTTCTCGTAGACGAAATCTTAGCCAATGCAGTTCCGCTTGGTGCTAATGCAGTTTCTCGGGGAGTAGAATTCCTTAAGCTTATGCCCCGCAACGCACAGATACCGCCAGACATCTTAGCGTTGACGAACGATAAAGTGTTTGAGCAGGGGGCTAGGGCCAAAAAGGTGGAGAGCCGCTATCTCGACGATGTTAACAAGTTGCCGGTATTTCTCTTTCTTTCCGAAAAAGAACTCGCCTTGGTTTCTTTTCCCAATTTAGAGGGCAAGATTGACTATACGGGGTTCACAAGCCAAGATGAAGCGGCTCTTAACTGGGCAAAAGTTGTCTTCATGCACTACTGGAACCAAGCTAAGCATTAA
- a CDS encoding NAD(P)/FAD-dependent oxidoreductase, translating to MSTNYDAIVIGSGLGGLSCAAYMAKNGKKVLVIEKHSVPGGYAQCFRRGDFTFDCGLHMIGGIGKNQKNYKFFEFCGIADCTNFIPLKYSMRAVFPEHDLRLPAGNIEEVIAVLQGAFPEEKDGIRALMDEMMRINRDINKLLFSSQPMWQQLPVFPFRYRALFPMLKKTTGQLLDKHIKNSKLKAILMSNYGYFGLPPDQVNVFPVIANITYWADGGFYPQGGNQTIPDALVAVVKKNGGDMVLGTEVSSIITENGKAVGVETAKGQKYFAANIVSNASAPETFHRMVGEEKTPKKLLTKIDCLEPSVSGFIIYLGLDEGFSKTLQNKNEYDIAIFETYDQNLDYRWIQNGEVEKAHFFLTLYSNYDKSLAKSGKFVASIVQGQPYSRWQRFEAGYNEGQKEEYNKEKDRVAGILIKRAEKVVPELSKHIDVIECASPLTLKRYTSNYNGAMYGWANTTKQFSPMDRLAELPIKNLNLCSAWTFPGEGQSTVIACGYRLGKKLIGK from the coding sequence ATGTCAACAAATTATGATGCAATCGTAATTGGGTCAGGTCTCGGCGGCTTATCCTGCGCCGCCTACATGGCTAAGAACGGCAAAAAGGTTCTGGTTATCGAAAAACACAGTGTCCCCGGAGGGTACGCTCAATGCTTCCGACGAGGAGACTTCACATTCGACTGCGGATTGCACATGATCGGCGGGATCGGAAAAAACCAAAAAAACTACAAGTTCTTCGAATTCTGCGGCATCGCCGACTGCACCAACTTCATCCCGCTGAAGTATTCTATGCGAGCGGTTTTCCCCGAACACGACTTACGGTTGCCCGCGGGAAACATCGAAGAAGTCATAGCCGTTTTACAAGGCGCTTTTCCCGAAGAAAAAGACGGCATCCGAGCCTTAATGGATGAAATGATGCGCATAAACCGGGACATCAACAAACTTCTTTTCTCCAGCCAACCCATGTGGCAGCAACTGCCCGTGTTTCCCTTCCGTTACAGGGCACTCTTTCCAATGCTTAAGAAAACCACGGGGCAACTGCTTGACAAGCACATAAAAAACAGCAAACTAAAAGCCATCCTTATGTCAAACTACGGCTACTTCGGGCTACCCCCCGATCAAGTGAACGTTTTCCCCGTTATCGCCAACATAACATACTGGGCAGACGGTGGTTTCTACCCGCAAGGTGGAAACCAAACCATACCCGACGCGTTAGTGGCGGTAGTTAAGAAAAATGGCGGAGACATGGTTTTAGGCACAGAAGTATCTTCGATAATTACTGAGAATGGGAAAGCAGTTGGCGTAGAAACAGCAAAGGGCCAGAAATACTTTGCTGCAAACATCGTTTCCAACGCGAGTGCTCCTGAGACTTTCCACCGCATGGTCGGCGAAGAGAAAACCCCCAAAAAACTCCTCACAAAAATCGATTGTTTGGAGCCCTCGGTGTCAGGCTTCATAATTTACTTGGGCCTCGATGAAGGCTTCTCAAAAACACTTCAAAACAAAAACGAATACGATATAGCAATCTTCGAAACTTACGACCAAAACCTAGACTACCGCTGGATACAAAACGGCGAAGTCGAAAAAGCTCATTTCTTCCTCACACTCTATTCCAATTACGACAAATCACTCGCAAAAAGCGGCAAATTTGTAGCCTCTATAGTTCAAGGCCAACCCTATAGTCGGTGGCAACGCTTTGAAGCAGGCTACAATGAAGGACAAAAAGAAGAATACAACAAAGAAAAAGACCGCGTTGCGGGCATACTCATTAAGCGAGCGGAAAAAGTGGTTCCTGAGCTCTCAAAACACATAGACGTCATCGAATGTGCAAGCCCCTTGACGCTTAAGCGGTACACAAGTAACTACAATGGCGCAATGTATGGGTGGGCAAACACAACAAAACAGTTCTCGCCCATGGATCGACTCGCTGAATTGCCGATCAAAAACCTAAATTTATGCTCGGCGTGGACGTTTCCAGGCGAAGGCCAATCCACTGTGATAGCTTGCGGTTATCGATTGGGCAAAAAACTAATAGGCAAATAG
- a CDS encoding alpha/beta hydrolase, which yields MSVLTFSYQPQSNQTTVEDQTNLLPEITNCTTQTNVSYSNGSSPYRVMDVYTPTGEGPFPALIYIHGGGWKTGSRTDLNDTATFYAKRGIAGFTIDYTLSTNNKTSWPENIQDVIEAIRYIRQNAQTYNIDTERIGILGVSAGAQLASLSGTLTGDEPFLVGSSGNETIKSQVHIIIDYAGATDLEYVGKHENQTFIDRVIAYSLGNVTYEENPELWHQASPATYVSSGDPIFVIVHGTMDAVIPIQVAESFYNKLTAAGVETYFIKVSAGDHDILTSESENLMVRYQLEPILKQAFDLPEPAS from the coding sequence ATGTCTGTTCTTACCTTTTCATACCAACCCCAAAGCAACCAGACCACCGTTGAAGACCAAACAAACCTACTACCAGAAATAACCAACTGCACCACACAAACAAACGTATCCTACTCTAATGGCTCTAGCCCCTACCGGGTCATGGATGTTTACACACCCACCGGAGAGGGACCCTTCCCCGCATTGATCTACATACACGGCGGCGGATGGAAAACGGGTAGCCGAACAGACTTAAACGACACGGCAACGTTCTACGCTAAACGGGGCATCGCAGGCTTCACCATAGACTACACACTATCCACTAATAACAAAACAAGCTGGCCCGAAAACATCCAAGACGTAATCGAAGCTATCCGATACATTCGACAAAACGCTCAAACCTACAACATCGACACCGAAAGAATAGGCATCTTAGGGGTCAGCGCAGGAGCCCAACTTGCATCTCTATCGGGAACTTTGACGGGAGACGAACCGTTTTTGGTTGGTTCAAGTGGCAATGAGACCATAAAAAGTCAAGTTCACATTATCATCGATTACGCTGGCGCAACTGACCTTGAGTATGTGGGCAAACATGAAAACCAAACCTTCATCGACCGAGTAATCGCCTATTCGCTGGGGAATGTTACCTATGAAGAGAACCCCGAACTGTGGCATCAAGCCTCACCTGCAACCTACGTTTCGTCGGGTGACCCTATCTTTGTTATTGTCCACGGAACCATGGACGCTGTGATTCCCATACAGGTCGCAGAATCATTTTACAATAAGCTAACGGCGGCGGGAGTAGAAACATATTTCATTAAAGTGTCAGCGGGAGACCATGACATCTTAACAAGCGAAAGCGAGAATTTGATGGTAAGATATCAGTTGGAGCCAATTTTGAAGCAAGCGTTTGACCTGCCCGAACCAGCAAGCTGA